The following are encoded together in the Lepidochelys kempii isolate rLepKem1 chromosome 7, rLepKem1.hap2, whole genome shotgun sequence genome:
- the REEP3 gene encoding receptor expression-enhancing protein 3 isoform X3, translating into MESSSAEVTMRESQNGKRAPAWTEREVRDLIAVWEEESVLSEFCSSFQKTKTFVKISQGMKDRGHNRDAKQCRVKLKELRQAYQKTREANGRSGSEPQTCCFYDELHAILGGSATTTPAVLLDSFNGDGGNTEAGFGDEEDEEEEVVDSSQQASGETGFPDSQELFLTMDLEPVPPESPQGCLLDPAGGEGTSAACVSMITGSSPSQRLVKLRKKKKMHSR; encoded by the exons atggagagctcatcagcagaggtgaccatgaggGAGTCCCAGAAtggcaaaagagctccagcatggactgaacgggaggtacgggatctgatagCTGTATGGGAagaagaatccgtgctatcagaattctgttccagttttcaaaagaccaaaacctttgtcaaaatctcccagggcatgaaggacagaggccataacagggacgcgaagcagtgccgcgtgaaacttaaggagctgaggcaagcctaccagaaaaccagagaggcgaacggccgctccgggtcagagccccaaacatgctgcttttatgatgagctgcatgccattttagggggttcagccaccactaccccagccgtgttgcttgactccttcaatggagatggaggcaacacggaagcaggttttggggacgaagaagatgaggaggaggaggttgtagatagctctcagcaagcaagcggagaaaccggttttcccgacagccaggaactatttctcaccatggacctggagccagtaccccccgaatccccccaaggctgcctcctggacccggcaggcggagaaggaacctctg ctgcatgtgtttcaatgatcacaggatcttctccttcccagaggctagtgaagcttagaaagaaaaaaaaaatgcactcgcgatga